The following coding sequences lie in one Chryseobacterium culicis genomic window:
- a CDS encoding GLPGLI family protein — protein MKQKVAAFFVLFFTIVSYGQTTRFVYETLVNPDSINLVSMKSERTFLDIKGDHSLFISENKLKRDSLFTAVRSEMKENHKKEEKDFSKIEGKKNFEPTFFEYFITKTIPDQKVYYYEKAAGRQIYYQEDRPVKWDVTNIVEKQNGYSAQKAVAEFGGRVWTAWFTKEIPFSDGPYKFSGLPGLIVKLEDDKGDYKFDLVKKITVKNAFEEQVSSDAKQSTRVNFHGDKAALELELGKNRKDMAGNSGDGNMNFGGGRHGGGMGGGGMNGGGMRGGHGGGGMHRGGMGGDNQGGPISQSPSAGISSTTTVQNPIELK, from the coding sequence ATGAAACAAAAAGTAGCCGCTTTTTTTGTATTGTTTTTCACGATAGTATCTTATGGTCAGACTACAAGATTTGTTTATGAAACGCTTGTAAATCCGGATTCCATCAATCTGGTGAGTATGAAAAGTGAAAGAACTTTTCTGGATATTAAAGGAGATCATTCTTTATTTATCAGCGAAAATAAATTGAAAAGAGATTCTCTTTTTACTGCTGTCAGATCAGAAATGAAAGAAAATCATAAAAAAGAGGAAAAAGATTTTTCAAAAATAGAAGGAAAGAAAAATTTTGAACCTACTTTTTTTGAATATTTTATTACTAAGACTATTCCCGACCAAAAAGTGTATTATTATGAAAAGGCAGCCGGAAGACAAATTTATTATCAGGAAGACAGACCTGTAAAGTGGGACGTAACAAATATTGTTGAAAAACAGAATGGATATTCTGCTCAAAAAGCAGTTGCTGAGTTTGGAGGAAGAGTCTGGACGGCATGGTTTACCAAAGAGATTCCTTTCTCTGACGGGCCTTATAAATTCTCCGGATTACCCGGACTGATTGTAAAACTGGAAGATGATAAAGGAGATTATAAATTTGACCTTGTTAAAAAGATTACCGTTAAGAATGCTTTCGAAGAACAGGTAAGCTCCGATGCTAAACAAAGTACGAGAGTCAACTTCCATGGTGATAAAGCTGCTCTGGAACTGGAGTTGGGTAAAAACAGAAAAGATATGGCAGGGAATAGTGGAGATGGAAATATGAATTTCGGAGGGGGAAGACATGGCGGCGGAATGGGCGGCGGTGGTATGAATGGAGGAGGAATGAGAGGAGGCCATGGCGGTGGCGGAATGCACAGAGGCGGAATGGGAGGCGATAATCAAGGAGGTCCGATATCACAAAGTCCATCTGCAGGAATTTCTTCTACAACTACAGTCCAGAACCCCATTGAATTAAAATAA
- a CDS encoding GLPGLI family protein — translation MKKLGIIALALFIQNVSAQTNRFVYQVTMKPDAENKTDIKTENAYLDISPEKSVFYSENRIKRDSIMQKAFQGGGGRGSINRDQMEGLRTNINYSVEKDKTNQKTYFKDRIGRDLYSYEEDRPLNWKIESETRKIGEYKVQKAETDFGGRKWTAWFTTDLPYQDGPYKFGGLPGLIVKVEDDKGDYSFDLMKNYKIAEFPTLNQFGNTLKVKRGDYLKQQQKFKTDPMSFMNQSGGGITAPMRIGGGRGPGGGGNQNPADMRKRMEERVKEEAKKNSNPIELQ, via the coding sequence ATGAAAAAATTAGGTATCATCGCATTAGCGCTCTTCATACAGAATGTTTCTGCACAGACAAACAGGTTTGTGTATCAGGTGACTATGAAGCCTGATGCCGAAAATAAAACAGATATCAAGACGGAAAACGCGTATCTGGATATTTCTCCGGAAAAATCAGTGTTTTATTCTGAAAACAGGATTAAAAGAGATTCCATCATGCAAAAAGCATTTCAAGGTGGAGGCGGAAGAGGAAGTATCAACAGAGATCAGATGGAAGGTTTGAGAACGAATATCAACTACTCTGTAGAAAAGGATAAGACGAACCAAAAGACGTATTTTAAAGACAGAATAGGACGTGATCTCTATTCTTATGAAGAAGACAGGCCACTGAACTGGAAAATTGAATCGGAAACAAGAAAAATAGGCGAATACAAGGTTCAGAAGGCTGAAACGGATTTTGGAGGGAGAAAATGGACAGCATGGTTTACAACAGATCTTCCTTATCAGGATGGACCTTATAAATTCGGAGGACTTCCTGGACTGATTGTAAAAGTTGAAGATGATAAAGGCGATTACTCTTTTGATTTAATGAAGAATTATAAAATTGCTGAGTTTCCTACTTTGAACCAGTTTGGTAATACATTAAAAGTGAAAAGAGGAGATTATTTAAAACAGCAGCAAAAGTTTAAAACCGACCCCATGTCATTCATGAATCAAAGTGGTGGAGGTATTACTGCTCCAATGAGAATAGGTGGTGGAAGAGGTCCTGGAGGCGGTGGAAACCAGAATCCTGCTGATATGAGAAAGAGAATGGAAGAAAGGGTGAAGGAAGAAGCGAAGAAAAATTCTAACCCTATCGAATTGCAATAA